From Populus alba chromosome 16, ASM523922v2, whole genome shotgun sequence:
AGAATTTTCCCTTCCTCGCTCAGTTTTATGGCAGTTGCATGTGCCTTTCCTCCTACTAACAGTGAGTGCAGTTGCTTGAAGCTGAGTGGAAATTTTAACAATGTTTTCCCAATCCATGAATTTGAAAGCACCACCTTCGCAAAAAGTCCCTTTTTGGAATGCAAAGCCACCCAGAACTCCCCATTTGTATTTCTTCTGATATTGTCTGGGAATCCCGGAAGCTCCGTGAAAACATCAGACTTTCCAGCATTAGGGCCATGAAGCCAAAACCTTAAAATCCGACAAGTTGTGGTTTCAGCTACTAGCAGAAAGGTAGAGTCCTTGCTCAATGCAACACCATTGGCAAAAGCGAGGCCTCGTGCTAAGACTGTTACTTCTTTGCTTGATTTATCATATTTCAGTAGCCTACCCGTCTTGTCTTTGGTCAAGAGTGATAACATAAATTCTCtgccaataaaaaatatataaacaaataaaaagaattaatgaacAGACCGCGTGtgtttttggagaaaaaaaaactcaggatACAATTAGAAGAATGAAATTTGTTATGCTTCTATCCCGCCAAGAAACTTCTAAATGCAATAAGTAGGggtaattaaaatcaaaaggttAATCTGAATGCAACCACACCTCTCTGCAAATAAAGGCATAAAGGAAATAAATGGCCTGGTCTCCTGTTACCCTTCAATCTGGCATTCTTCTGACCTTTTGAAATAGCAAGTGGTATCTCCTCCTTTAAGATATCTTTAAAGGAAACTTAGACACTGTTAACTATGAAAATCCGCTTAGGTTCTCTACAATAGTCTTAAACTTCCACAGCTATGCAATAAGTTTGACATCTAAAATGCTCAAACTCATAAGCCATTTAAcgcttcaattttaaaatatttgcattTCAAAATGTATTATTCTCactgaattttcttttaattggttCTTCATGGCACAGGTTTCTCAAGTCTACAAACAGAATTCAAGGTTTAAGCCAAATATCCTGATAAATTCACCCCCACCCTGCACACAGGAGAAAACTATTAAATATCACAATATTCATGCCTTGAGAATAAAAGCAAATGCATGTTCTTCTATGCTTAAATTACCTTCTTTGGAAGACCATGCTCGTATCTGTGAAGTAAATCACATCTTCCTGCTCATCAATGTCCAAATCATTGGTGAAGCGCATGGGCTGGCCTTCTAATTCTGTGACAACTGGCGTGGCTAAACCTCCAGTTGGACCAACAACTTGAAGACCCAAGTAAGCATCAGCGATGTAGAGATTTCCCGTTTTCTTATCAAATCTTAGTCCTAATGGCCTTCCACAGACATGTTCCATTTCAGGAGCAAATGGGCGAACACACTCGTTCCTTGCAAATTGAGAGTTGCGGTCAGTCAAAAGAATGTGAAACTTTATAATGTacgatagaaaaaaataaataaaaaatccatgtgTATTCCTGATGGTGAGTCCTCTCGGTCTATAAAACAGGGAGTTTACACTTTCCACACAATTGAATACCACCACTGTATCAAATCATTTAAAGTAGTCAACAAATCCAGCAACTACATTTCAAGCAGccagttaactagacaaagctACCACCAATTCACTTCCTTGACAGGGGAAAGGCAGAGGGAACTAACGAGCTCTATGCACTTGGATGGTTGAACAAACTGTAATCTAAACCAACAATTATCGGCATCAACTACTGTTGTCTAGAATCAAATACAGCCCCCTAGCAATCCTACCCATGGAACAATTTCGTTCCATTCAAAAACTACACATTCATGTGATTTCTTTTTGCTTATGAATTCAAATTCGCTCTCTACTTGTGAAAAGctgaatcttttattttttgataaaagcTACGTGAAAAGAAATACAATCAGAGTCAATTGCAACGGATGCTCAGATATCCAATTAACAGTATTTGACAAGATGCGAtgtaataacaagaaaaaaggtGCTTACTGCAATCCCTATCAGCACAATCTACGCAACAACTCTAGAACAAGAAAAATTCCAGATTTGATCTAAAACGACTTCAACCcttcatgaaaatataaatttgcaaAAGCAATCATGCACAGAGtcaatttttttcactaaaaataCTCTCTTTTCCATTCCTCCGCTGTTCAAAGAGGAAGACCTTTGCTGGCCAACAATGATTAAGGAGCACAATTTAACACCaaacaatcaaaacaaacaCTAGTTTTGATAACCCAAGtaaaaataatccaataaacaataaaagacACAAACTTTGCTTCATGGGTTGTACCGATTAGAGCTGGTGGTGGCAAAATCAGTCCAGCTTCCACTGCCATCATCTCCTGCAATCCACTTGAGAACTCTACCGTCAGCAACACCAGTATAGGGTCCTTCCCCATTGGGATCAAAAACCAAGCTTTCTGGCCCTACAGCTCCACTGACATGAAGGATCTTTGCAGAGTGAAGATGGTCATGAGATGTTGGGATGGTAGGTGGTCCAAGGAGATTAGTTGGACTTGTTAGGAGAATTGAGACGATGGCCACTAACGTTGTTGTTGTTACAACTAACAACAGATTCTTGTTCATGGCTTTTTGGATTTTCGTAGgttccttataaaaaaaacaaaaaacaaaaaagctttTTGTTAGGTTACCCTTTTTGTTAACACAGTACCATTGGAATTTGAGATGGTTATTGCGATACGAAGAGAGAGAGGCTTTCTAATCTCTCGTTCAGTGATAAGGTGTTCTGCGCTTATATGATGatgttgattaatttaataatataatttacaaaaaataatgataaaaaaatctaaaaaatggctattatatataaaaaataaatattttttatattataaaatgatattcttgagatattattaaaatgtcacaaagtaaaaatttattgagaataaaataacttttcaaaaaaaataaaagaaatctgaagctcaattaccaaaaaaaaaattatgataaaataaaaacttattttccataaatcatgtcaaataaaatccaagatTATGATCCAGTATctctaaatattagaaaaaacattgaattattattttctgattttttccATCCCATgtacccaataaaaaaaaaaagataataaccATTCTTGCTTTTAATCAAATTCTACCATAATAAATTCCTTTTAACCATAGATATAGAAACAGTCTCGGAATTGGGCTGGAAGCTCTAAGCAAAAAGACTGACTGGGTCCagttttagggttttgaagCTTAGAAAAATGTCAAGGCACCTGTCGTAGAAGGCCAATCACTAGGTCACGGTTGGAGCTTGGGGCAAACCATGCCAGCCCAAGCATTTTCTTGCTTTAGGTTTACATcttcttttctatatttttctgCTGAGTCGAACCCAAATCACTCTTACCCTAATCAAGCTGCACCTTCAATTTAACTTCTCTAGATTATCGAGAGATTTAATCCAATTCTGAAATAAAAATGTATCGATGGTAAATGAATCAACCCTTTTATCTTAGACACTGCAGAACTTTAAAAGGCATTTTAAACATGGCTGCAAAACCCACCCGACCtgttaagtttatataaaatctgATCGCCGGAGATCTTAACCAGGTTTTACATTGATTAAAACCAAAGTTGGAATTGGTCTGGGTGACCTAGCATAACTCCGGTGAAACCCGacatctataattatttttcattaaccgAACGATGCTGTTTTGTTTAGAAACCTCGACCTCCCCTATTCTTCTTCcccatgtttgtttttgagttgtttacatctataattgatttttgaaaaattcagTCAAGACCTACACTCTTGCTCCCTTTGTTCTTCATTTCATTTCGACATTACTGCTTCAAAAGTTCATCGTCTACAGGTAATGTATTCTTTTTCACTGTTGCCAAATcttattataattgaaattaacaTGCTACAGTATTTATCATAAAAAGTTTTTCCAAATATTGGAGTGTTGGGAACAAGCTCACAAGCTCAATTTCCCATACCCTCAAGGAAAAGTCTAACAATAAACAATTGCAGCTGAGGTTTGGTTAtcatgtttaaaatttataaattgtgGTATGCTAGccaaattatgttatttatttatttattaatgtgagTGTTCGGTCAACTtacatatattttgattaatttcacaTATCTTaagattaataattatataaatctttaataatccTGAAATACCATATTTTGTTATTGAAACTATTTCCGGGTGTCTTGttattctctttaatttattgcAAAAACATGTCTCCAACATGTTTTGTAACTTTCCAATTATTCATAAACTAACAAAACCCCCTTGGATACCATGTGATGAGGAAAAAAAGTAAGAACTTATCATCCTTGGCAAGTTGGATAGACTTTTATTTGCAAGTTGCCGTATAATGGTACACTTAATGATGCAAGCCATGGTTAGAATTTATGCAAAAATCGTAGCTATGTGAAAGAATAATGCTAATATAATGTGTGatgtttataaaattgaattttgtgaattataaaatttgGAATTGTAATCAATTAATTGCTTTGCCTCTCTTGACTTGTAGCTTGTTGCTTTTGTCAAAATATGCCAAAATGCTCATCAATTagttgcttttattaatatgctgttcttcttttttttgttaaactttttaataaaGTGGATTTGTGGAagaaatttgtattatttattctttctgacctagacataagagaatATTAGAATGATTTGTAGtggaagtttttctttttcttttttattttctcaggtTAAGGTGAATTGCAACTTGATTTTTTAGCTAGGTTAATTCTcatattaagtttaataattataattttaaaaataaaagttattataatcTTAAGCAGATATAGAGTATTActttaataataatcataacagCAGTTATTTTAGTTGAagggataaattgaaaaaaattgatttttttttaaatgaaaaacttaTTGTTATGCATAGTCTAAATGTCTGATCTAAAACCAAGTGCTAAATGCATGGTTGTTTTATGAGATGGTCCACCCATTGCTTGACCATAAAGAAGAGAGTGATATTAAGAGAACCTAAAGCAAGCAAATCGAATTTTTTCTCCGAGCATTATCAAGTATAATTTGATCACTTTAGCTCCATCAATGTCAAAGTAGTCATTTTCTTGGAGAACTTAAGCTTGAAAACTCCTTCGAGCTTCTCACTATTGAGTCCAAAAGTTCACATATAAACGTCTTAATTGGCTGCTCTTGTTGAGTTAAACTTTCtcgtgaaagaaaaaaaataatcattttttttatgacttgatGTTGAAGAATTATGGTTTTCAAacgtttaaattaatatttttatcatctgGATTGCAAGGTTGATGTTCTTAGCTTCTTAAGTTTGATTGATTCAGCTCATATTATCAGAAAAATCCAGGATGAATATTGAGTACCAAGTCCAAACCCAAGCCCAAGAACAAGTTCAAAGTAAAGGACACATCATGCTTTTTAGGGTTTGTCCACGCTCCACTCAAACACAAATTATTGCCCTAAAATTCCATGACccttttcccaaaaaaaaaaaaaaaaaaaaaaaattcctgtcCATGTAGAAAATAATCGAGCTTGAAATCCGATTGgttcttcatttttaattgcCATGGCTTTGTTAAGCGTAATTAGGCTCTAATTAAGTAATCTGCTTAGATACTTTCCACTTTCTGAAGTTACATTATTTGCTTTATATCTTTTCATCATCCAGTGTTGAATATTGCTTGTAAAGAAGCTTTTGTACTTAATATTCTTTCAAGGCACTTTCTAATAATCCATTCATGTGGCATCCAAAGCAAGAAATGATTTTGAGAAAGATTTTGGATGCCCCCAGCAAGATATCCTTAGGACATTTACAAATGTCCCAATATTGCGTCTTAGGGGCACCGTTTTGCATTGGAATGGGTTAAGCAATGCATAATTCTACCCTCAAAATCACACGCAACGAAGCTTTTGTGTATAAAAAACGTCTGTGATTTGATGTATTGTTTATTATAATAAGTTTaatcatgatatatttttatattataaagtgtatttaaaagtatgattgcgattgttattttttattcagaaatatatcaaaataatatatgtatatatttttttatttttttaaattatttttaacatcagcgcatcaaaatgatttaaaaatacaaaaattattattttgaagcaaagaaaaaaataaaaaaatttttaaatttttacaaaaaagcttttgaaacacaaacaaaatcctatccctaaaaaataattttattaatagtttttgtGTAAAAATTGCATTTAAGtgcgttttaaaaatgtatttgatttaaaaatagtttttttttatatattgtaatatgttgttaatgtattaatattaaaaataaaaaaaattaattattttaatatatttttatataaaaaatattttaaaaaatataccatatacaataatatcaaacactatAAAAGATGCCTTTACAACTCCCATGATTGACCTGCAAATCCTAAAGTGAAGCCTTATcacggtataaaaataaaatcccgcAAAATTCAGGCTGGCAAAAAGATCTTCGTATCCAGTTTTATAGAAatctatctgtttttttttttttttcttactgaaaaaaaaaataaaagaatcgcAAGTATAATTGGCCGGCTAGATAGGGTGGATCATCACCATGTTCATTCAACCGtgcatgttattattttttaaagcaaagatggatataaaaacaattaaatatatcttcacatccacactaaaaaatattattataaacgAACATGCTCAGTCTTGGACGTCTGACTGTGGATCATTTCTTTGTGATTTAATGGCAAACACGCTGAAAACCAATCATCAAAAAGTTCAACTAatgattttatagttttgacaTCCGGTTTAACTTGATAAGTTAATTTGAGACttagataatttaaaattaaaactaaggCCAAGttgaaggaaaaattaaaaaaaaacccggtaTAACCCGGTTGATTCGGCGACCAAGTTGACCTATCAAAAACCGGTTAAAAACTCAGTTGCAATCTAttgacttttgattttttttttttatatatattaaaacgacgttgttttgattttaaaaaaatttaacccggATGACCCGGTGACTCTGTTGAAACTCGAAACTCAGGTCTTGGATCGGATCGGGCCGGAAAACTATGAAAAATATAAGTGGTTTATTTAtctcttattatatttttataccttTTAATTTGAGGAAAACTTTTAAGGTGGGAGAaggtaagtttatttttttgtgttagtattttttttctaaatttaaaaataataacatgtgttaagaaaataattaaagtaaatattttttaattattttataattaataaaaataaatacatgaattCAATAACTCAAGACaaccataaaattattttaatcatctAATTAAAGAAAACGATCAAACATTttgtatgtatgtgtgtgtgtgtgtatatatatattttacatgtcTTGTTGCAtgactatataaattttatatgagctgaatgtaattcatatattaaataatatcattttttatattttaattttttataaaatgaaagaaaatttttcttatataattgaATGAAAATGCCGCTTAATAATCGAACATAAAGAATAATCTTGATAATAAACTTCGACCTAAGCATATCttaattgttgaaaaataataattaaataaaatgtgcTCTTTAATTAGTAAaactatgagtttttttttaaacaccgaTTAGCCAAGAAATccagaaaaataaccaaaaataccagataaagagaaaaaactaaaaaaacaagttaaaaatcagaaaattcACTAGTTTGCTTTCAAGAAACTAaaaccattaaataaaataggtGTTAACTTTAGCCCGACATGGGTATAatggaattttaaaaatgttcGTGGATGAAAAAGACACGCACAATGTTTCTTGTGGTAAGAATTAAGCCTAGTTTAATGATAAGGGGACCATGACACCCTATACTGTtagaaatttatgttttttactcttagaattttgattttcttaattgTACCCCTCAAGTTTATTTTATGGGAAATACATATTTTGCACCCAAATATGTTTCTTTCGTTTCCCCTCTATTATTTTATGTCAATAAAACCTTAAATTATCAGCTGCATTAATGTGTTCTGTCAAACTATAtacaaattcaaatataaagctctttcttattattattattattattattattattataaaagaaaacacacaATCATGAGGTCAAagcacatgttttttaaatgtatatatCGGTCTTATTCTTTCCCAGAAATTtgctcaactttttttttttcttttcttcgctGCTaacctattttcttcttctgagAAAAGAAGACTACAAGGCATGGACGCCATAGCCCCACGGATAGGCTTTTGCATGTTCTTTAGAAAAGAAAACTCGACCCACAATGCCCGGCAAGAATCATGATTCCTGAAAGCTCCCAGTTCATAAAGGATCTTTTGTTTGGAATGGCAAAACCTTTATTGGGATGCGAGACTGGGACCATCCACCTTTAGAAACAGTTTATAACTACAATTTGTTGAAGATGTTTGCTTGACTTGTGCTTCCGACACTGTCTATGGATCCGCCATGTCCATCTGCCTCTGCAAGTTGTTCACTTTTCACGAGGGTTAGCGCTGCATTTGATCCCTCTGTTctcaattttgttttagtttgctcctttttttttcccttcttaaccccatcttcttcctctctgTTTTATAAATGTTAAACCCAGCCTTTAACTATTGTAATAGATGATATCAagtgacatatatatatatatatatatatatatatatatatatatatatattatcaaaactatattgttttgattctttcaaaaagcatgattttttttatcctagttGAAATTACTATTCGTGACCTGAGTTTTGCTTCAGGTAAATTtcatattagattttaaaactatataaagatTAAGATTTAAAGAGCATGTGGCACTTAATtgtcaggatttttttttatgttgatatcAATAACAATACATGTAActtaagaagaagaagggaggaTTACAATAAGATAAAAAGGAACAAAGAAGCAGAGGACCagacaaaaaaataagtgaaagaAAGAGGACTGGATACATCAATACCATTAACCACTTTTCATATTACAAGGCTCTGAACTATTAGAGAAGATATCATTCATGTGGAATCCTAAGCTTTATCAGATGCAAATTGCCCAGTTGctagaataataaattaaattgtaaaaaaaaatttgataggtAAGCTGTTTTATAATCCATTATATAAGAATTGGATGAACATGTATAAATGTAATTACTAATTAGGGTAACATACAAAGGATAATTTGTGAACTTTTTTCTCATAATAGTATGTGTTGTCTGTGACTCTCTGCACGTTTGCAACAATGGTAAAGTGGAATTAGGGCCTTGTTTAACTTAATCCGTTTAATTTAGTGTCCCGATGGCTTGCTGGGTTTGTCTGTTTATAGGCAAACAACTAGAGCTAGGTTGCTCTATAAAGAACAAATTAATTGTAGCCTTTCTTACTACTACTTGATTTGCATGTAAATTAATCCCAAAAGGGATCTTTGTGAATGCAATTATCTCTTGAGATTGCCTCCTTTGTCCCAATCACTGTAGTGTTGTATCTAGCGTAATTAACCTAATTTTAGCATGTAAAGACTCAAGAGTATTGaaagtttgtgtgtgtgtgtgtgtgtgtgtgtgagagagagagagagagagagagagagagacttgtgatattttatggaaattttgtgatttaataatttgatggaaaaataatacaatgaaGGTAAAACTAGCTTAACCAAAGTAATCcatagctaaataaaaaataattaaaatctaatatcaattagaaaaaataattaaaacaatatattttagatcTAGTTTGAAGGCCTTCTATAACTTAATTCTTTTATAGAACCGGGTCTATAGaactttttgattaaatttaaatccaaTTCAATGATTAAATGTAAAATTACAATTGAATTTACCAGCTTGCACATTTGAATTTCTTCATGAACTTTACCTTATTTATCTAATTCATAATCACATCCACGACATGTTTTACATATAACTTAGTTTTGATACATATATATTGCATATTTACCTGAAGTCTATACCTATATGTTCATCTAAGGAAACAAAATCCGCTACATTTTCCATGAATAAATTAAGAAGTAAAAGTCAAGGATAATTAGTTGAGAACAATTGTAAAAACTTGAGATATTTAAAACCAATGAATATTAcatagataaaatatattttttactttgaattttttccaACACATCAAGCAATCAAATTCTCAACCTATATATCCCTGCTACTTGTTCCAACATTCGGTTGATTCTTTCCCCTCAGATATGGAAATCGAAGCGTGAAGAACTAAAGAAgtcaatcaaaatatattaggCTTAATTTCTTCTCAAAATGCATGTACAGCACGGCTTGCTTCGAAGAAAGGCAAGCATAACACGTAATGCTTGCGCTAAATagatatcaaataattaatattgacTTTGATAAAACGCCCATCACCATATCTACTCAAGTGCTCAAGAAGATCCAAGAAAATCTATT
This genomic window contains:
- the LOC118033260 gene encoding protein STRICTOSIDINE SYNTHASE-LIKE 10 produces the protein MNKNLLLVVTTTTLVAIVSILLTSPTNLLGPPTIPTSHDHLHSAKILHVSGAVGPESLVFDPNGEGPYTGVADGRVLKWIAGDDGSGSWTDFATTSSNRNECVRPFAPEMEHVCGRPLGLRFDKKTGNLYIADAYLGLQVVGPTGGLATPVVTELEGQPMRFTNDLDIDEQEDVIYFTDTSMVFQRREFMLSLLTKDKTGRLLKYDKSSKEVTVLARGLAFANGVALSKDSTFLLVAETTTCRILRFWLHGPNAGKSDVFTELPGFPDNIRRNTNGEFWVALHSKKGLFAKVVLSNSWIGKTLLKFPLSFKQLHSLLVGGKAHATAIKLSEEGKILDVLEDCNGKTLRFISEVEEKDGKLWIGSVLMPFLGTYNL